One Glycine soja cultivar W05 chromosome 2, ASM419377v2, whole genome shotgun sequence genomic region harbors:
- the LOC114372418 gene encoding uncharacterized protein LOC114372418 — protein sequence MPALKIMLSDYFSISNGRYHPELLRRYPILKDLEANKIDVIEFQSIPKLVRGNICDNYGFEFPLKAVCNFALECISSQLKKCTILNYEGKECELRFAKYIIQNSRALHTMSISNLTISYTNSSNCARQA from the exons ATGCCTGCTCTCAAAATAATGCTTTCAGATTATTTTAGCATCTCAAATGGTCGATATCACCCGGAGCTTCTTCGCAGGTATCCTATTCTCAAGGATTTGGAAGCGAATAAGATTGATGTCATAGAGTTTCAAAGCATACCCAAGTTGGTGAGGGGAAATATTTGTGATAATTATGGGTTCGAGTTTCCTCTGAAGGCAGTGTGTAAT TTTGCTCTTGAATGCATTTCTTCACAACTTAAGAAGTGCACTATTCTTAATTATGAAGGGAAGGAGTGTGAGCTGCGATTTGCGAAATATATAATACAGAATTCAAGAGCTTTACATACTATGTCAATCTCCAATTTAACAATCAGTTATACAAATTCCTCAAATTGCGCAAGACAAGCTTGA